In a genomic window of Pleurocapsa sp. PCC 7319:
- a CDS encoding universal stress protein, which yields MFDKILVALSDSSDGSTVFDYALSIAKPKISQMLLLHFIDWQVVKSFPLADLEFFYGMDLPDDCGNWSHKYLEQKVAENGTWLKSYAEKAHQHDISCQYECQIGSCNSGIGDRAKEWEADLIVIGRRGHENISEILLGSVSNYVVHHAPCSVLVVQGSKTTEVDELDGAVLINS from the coding sequence ATGTTTGACAAAATTTTAGTAGCGTTAAGTGATTCTTCGGATGGGTCGACCGTTTTTGATTATGCTTTGTCTATTGCCAAACCAAAAATAAGTCAGATGTTACTACTACATTTTATTGACTGGCAAGTTGTCAAATCATTCCCTTTAGCCGATCTAGAATTTTTTTACGGCATGGATTTACCAGACGATTGTGGTAACTGGAGTCATAAATATCTAGAACAAAAAGTCGCAGAAAATGGAACATGGTTAAAATCGTACGCTGAAAAAGCCCATCAACATGACATTTCCTGCCAGTATGAATGCCAGATAGGGAGTTGTAATTCAGGAATAGGCGATCGCGCCAAAGAATGGGAAGCAGATTTAATTGTTATTGGTCGTCGAGGTCATGAAAATATATCAGAGATCCTTTTGGGTAGTGTTAGTAATTATGTGGTTCATCATGCACCCTGCTCAGTTTTGGTCGTTCAGGGGTCGAAAACTACAGAAGTAGATGAATTGGATGGTGCAGTTTTAATTAATAGTTAG
- a CDS encoding universal stress protein, which yields MYKKILVALDRSPEAALIFDFALSLAQAKTSELLLLHFIDWQMQDASPWIGVATLYDVDVSGKHHDWSRRHLQKEIEHSQSWLESLAIKANQHDIPCNYECRVANCNLGIGDRAKEWGADLIVIGRRGHKNISEILLGSVSNYVIHHAPCSVLVIQGNKTAETDELANALEV from the coding sequence ATGTATAAAAAGATTTTAGTAGCTTTAGATCGCTCACCAGAAGCAGCACTGATTTTCGATTTTGCTTTATCCTTAGCACAAGCCAAAACTAGTGAATTATTACTATTACATTTTATTGACTGGCAGATGCAGGATGCATCTCCTTGGATTGGGGTGGCGACTTTATATGATGTTGATGTTTCAGGCAAACACCATGATTGGAGTCGCCGACACTTACAGAAAGAAATTGAGCATTCTCAAAGTTGGCTAGAATCTCTGGCAATAAAAGCCAATCAACATGACATTCCCTGTAATTATGAATGTCGGGTGGCTAATTGCAATTTGGGCATAGGCGATCGCGCTAAAGAATGGGGAGCAGATTTAATTGTTATTGGTCGTCGAGGTCACAAAAATATATCGGAGATACTTTTAGGTAGTGTTAGTAATTATGTAATTCATCATGCACCCTGCTCCGTTTTAGTTATTCAAGGTAATAAAACTGCGGAAACTGATGAGTTGGCGAATGCGCTCGAAGTTTAA
- a CDS encoding cell wall metabolism sensor histidine kinase WalK, protein MQLPQTKVGKSIKTTSGFSQGFFWEARTRIFFWYILLTSLLVGLSIPIFTRLVFIQVDERVREDLGEELESFQKFVDSANSSTEITPQEKAADIFNQFLRYKVPADKTFLIGTINGQFYRSSPIGLPQVINRDSQLLHRLAQTEKPNRQENIVKDKQFGDLFYKSEPIVINGQVAGVLIVVQITDGEREEVLAAVKIVIQVLVVAFILGVILAWVAVGRVLKPIRNLMNTARLISDNDLSQRIQIQGHGEMGELAATFNRMMDRLEASFITQREFINNAGHELRTPITIIRGHLELLEDDPQERAETIALVLDELDRMTRFVEDLILLTKVEKQEFLQLETIDVEKFTDELYSKAQALADRHWQLETKGSGTLIADRQKITQAIMNLAVNATQHTSETDTITLGSSSSQDHAHFWVSDTGTGIALADQKRIFQRFARAANSRRSSNGAGLGLSIVQAIAQSHRGKIELYSQLGMGSSFTLTVPLKTVLAVDENTES, encoded by the coding sequence GTGCAACTACCACAAACTAAAGTCGGTAAATCTATCAAAACTACTTCTGGTTTTTCCCAAGGCTTTTTCTGGGAAGCTAGAACTAGAATCTTTTTCTGGTATATCTTGTTGACGTCCCTACTCGTAGGATTATCAATTCCCATTTTTACGAGATTAGTATTTATACAGGTAGACGAAAGGGTCAGAGAGGATCTCGGAGAAGAATTAGAATCGTTTCAAAAATTTGTGGACTCAGCAAATTCTTCAACAGAAATAACTCCCCAAGAAAAAGCTGCCGATATTTTTAATCAATTTTTACGCTACAAAGTACCTGCTGATAAGACTTTTCTCATAGGCACAATTAATGGTCAATTTTATCGTTCCAGTCCCATAGGACTACCTCAAGTTATTAATCGCGATTCTCAATTGCTTCACAGGTTGGCTCAGACTGAAAAACCTAATAGACAAGAAAATATAGTTAAAGATAAGCAATTTGGCGATTTGTTTTATAAATCTGAACCAATAGTTATTAATGGTCAAGTTGCTGGCGTTTTAATTGTGGTTCAAATAACTGATGGAGAACGGGAAGAAGTCCTGGCTGCGGTCAAGATTGTGATCCAAGTATTAGTTGTAGCTTTTATTTTAGGAGTAATTTTGGCTTGGGTAGCTGTAGGAAGAGTTTTAAAGCCCATACGTAATTTGATGAATACTGCTCGTTTAATTAGTGACAACGATCTCAGTCAGAGAATTCAAATACAAGGTCACGGCGAGATGGGAGAATTAGCCGCAACTTTTAATCGCATGATGGATCGTCTGGAGGCATCATTTATCACTCAACGAGAGTTTATTAATAATGCAGGTCATGAATTACGAACGCCGATTACAATTATTCGCGGTCACTTAGAATTACTTGAAGATGATCCTCAGGAAAGAGCAGAAACGATCGCCTTAGTTTTGGACGAACTCGATCGCATGACACGGTTTGTGGAAGATTTGATTCTGTTAACTAAAGTAGAAAAACAAGAGTTCCTGCAGCTAGAAACTATTGATGTTGAGAAGTTTACCGACGAACTCTATAGCAAAGCCCAAGCTCTTGCCGATCGCCATTGGCAATTGGAAACAAAAGGCAGCGGTACCCTGATCGCCGATCGCCAGAAAATTACCCAAGCAATAATGAATTTAGCAGTCAATGCCACTCAGCATACATCCGAAACCGACACCATTACCCTCGGTTCATCTTCATCTCAGGATCACGCTCACTTTTGGGTAAGTGATACGGGTACAGGGATTGCCCTGGCCGATCAAAAGCGGATTTTTCAGCGTTTTGCCCGTGCTGCCAATAGTCGTAGGAGTTCCAATGGCGCAGGATTGGGCTTATCTATTGTTCAGGCGATCGCTCAATCTCATAGAGGAAAGATTGAATTATATAGTCAGTTGGGAATGGGTTCTAGTTTTACCTTGACTGTGCCTTTAAAAACAGTATTAGCAGTTGACGAAAATACTGAATCATAA
- a CDS encoding UDP-glucose/GDP-mannose dehydrogenase family protein yields MKISIFGLGYVGMVTAACFAKDGHHVIGVDVNKNKVDLINQGESPIIEPGLEDLLKKGVQSGQIKASVDSEVAVMETEISLISVGTPPIEQGQPDLSYVLDVCKEIAIAVEKKGTSHVVMLRSTVPPGTLEHCHSLMQEVTKKDLISTAFNPEFLREGTAIKDFDYPPYTIIGTESKVAEQALRQLYQKVKAPIVVVEPAVAEMIKYVANTWHATKVSFANEIGRVSKAFGIDGREVMNVIVQDDKLNISSVYMRPGFAYGGSCLPKDLGALLYYARSKNVFAPLINAVPATNNLQINLAVEKILKTKVRNIAILGLAFKPNTDDLRESPSVYLIKRLLGEGCQIKIYDPAVYKANLIGTNLNYIQQNIPHFQNLLVGSFEEAFTDTELAVATHNTPKVFQALEQASPKIKILDLVGVFSDPPKNREYEGLAW; encoded by the coding sequence ATGAAAATCAGTATTTTTGGTCTTGGCTATGTAGGGATGGTAACAGCAGCTTGCTTTGCCAAAGATGGTCATCATGTAATCGGAGTAGATGTCAATAAAAATAAAGTTGACCTAATCAACCAAGGTGAATCGCCAATTATCGAACCAGGTTTAGAAGATTTACTCAAAAAAGGTGTTCAATCTGGTCAGATTAAAGCATCTGTTGACTCTGAAGTTGCCGTAATGGAGACAGAAATATCCCTGATCAGCGTTGGAACTCCGCCTATAGAACAGGGGCAACCAGATTTGAGTTATGTATTGGATGTTTGTAAAGAAATTGCGATCGCAGTAGAGAAAAAAGGAACATCTCATGTGGTTATGTTACGAAGTACTGTACCGCCAGGAACTCTCGAACATTGTCACAGTCTAATGCAAGAAGTGACCAAAAAGGATTTGATTAGTACAGCTTTTAATCCAGAGTTTTTAAGAGAAGGTACGGCAATCAAGGATTTTGATTATCCTCCCTACACTATTATTGGAACTGAATCTAAAGTTGCAGAACAAGCCTTACGCCAGCTATATCAAAAAGTTAAAGCACCAATTGTAGTGGTTGAGCCCGCCGTAGCCGAAATGATTAAATATGTTGCTAATACTTGGCACGCAACTAAAGTAAGCTTTGCTAATGAAATAGGTAGGGTTTCCAAAGCTTTTGGTATCGATGGACGAGAAGTAATGAATGTAATCGTGCAAGATGACAAGTTAAATATTTCATCTGTCTATATGCGCCCAGGGTTTGCTTACGGAGGATCTTGTTTACCCAAAGATTTAGGCGCATTACTTTATTATGCTCGCAGTAAGAATGTTTTTGCTCCGCTAATAAATGCAGTTCCAGCTACCAATAATCTACAAATAAATCTGGCTGTAGAGAAAATTTTAAAGACCAAAGTTAGAAATATTGCCATTTTAGGTTTAGCCTTTAAGCCCAATACTGATGATCTGAGAGAAAGCCCCTCAGTTTACTTGATTAAACGTTTATTGGGAGAGGGATGTCAGATCAAAATTTATGATCCCGCAGTTTACAAGGCTAATTTAATAGGTACTAATTTAAACTATATTCAACAAAATATACCTCATTTCCAAAACTTATTGGTTGGTAGTTTTGAAGAAGCTTTTACAGATACAGAGTTAGCTGTTGCTACTCACAACACTCCCAAAGTTTTTCAAGCACTTGAGCAAGCATCTCCTAAGATTAAAATTTTAGATTTAGTGGGAGTTTTTAGCGATCCTCCAAAAAATAGGGAGTATGAAGGTTTAGCTTGGTAA
- a CDS encoding NAD(P)/FAD-dependent oxidoreductase, whose translation MSRYDYVILGAGLGGLSAAACLTRQGYRVAVLEQHYLPGGCCHTFDYGDYSFCADVHYIYQCGAGRAVNQFLNYLDRDVPFNSLDPECIDRIITPELDFRIPLDWEKFRDRLLATFPEETQAINLYCDEIKQLHQEIRQFTSEVRWFDLNWSDWLSLPKYWHLFTRRNWTLQDLYAHAGLSPKLQALLAGQSGDYGLPPSEIALITHTSLVWDYSEGAYYPQHHFKHLVDTIVSVITEGGGVVKYSTPVQHIEVENHRVQSITAGEKSYQADRAYISDLDPKLTVKLMHDSSALSRQEYRRLTDYEYSASAFNIYLGLDSRFEPQSYGIGNWNIWYYPNSDLNQAYQQQLEGNLEHPWIFLSCPTLKSTEPGMAPTGHHVLEITTVCPYEPFRKLHLSDTKAYKIQKRAVYQRIMASVHDLIPDINKYIRMKIFGTPTTSEYYLGQPEGNMYGAKLIPRQIGLNRLGYKTELSNLFLVGATAGYPSVPGVISNGMDVVEMLTGESIRQQKPELVMSR comes from the coding sequence ATGAGTCGTTATGATTATGTAATTTTGGGTGCTGGGTTGGGTGGACTTTCTGCCGCTGCTTGTTTGACTCGCCAAGGATATCGAGTCGCTGTACTAGAACAGCATTATTTACCAGGGGGATGTTGTCATACTTTTGATTATGGTGACTATAGCTTTTGTGCTGATGTCCACTATATCTATCAATGTGGTGCAGGACGAGCGGTAAATCAATTTTTGAACTATCTTGATCGGGATGTTCCCTTTAATTCTCTAGATCCAGAATGTATTGACAGGATTATTACTCCAGAACTTGATTTTCGTATTCCTTTAGACTGGGAGAAATTTCGCGATCGCCTGCTGGCTACTTTTCCTGAAGAAACCCAGGCAATCAACCTCTATTGCGACGAAATTAAACAGTTACATCAAGAAATACGTCAGTTTACTAGCGAAGTACGCTGGTTCGATCTCAATTGGTCAGATTGGCTATCTTTGCCGAAATACTGGCACTTATTTACCAGACGTAACTGGACGTTACAAGATCTCTACGCCCATGCAGGACTGTCGCCCAAACTACAGGCATTATTGGCTGGACAAAGTGGAGATTATGGATTGCCTCCCTCAGAAATTGCTCTAATTACCCATACGTCCTTGGTTTGGGATTATTCTGAAGGAGCTTATTATCCTCAGCATCATTTTAAACACTTAGTTGACACTATTGTTTCTGTGATTACTGAAGGCGGAGGCGTAGTTAAATACTCTACTCCTGTTCAGCATATTGAAGTCGAGAATCATCGAGTTCAAAGTATTACTGCAGGAGAAAAATCTTATCAAGCTGATCGTGCCTATATTAGCGATCTTGACCCTAAACTGACCGTAAAATTAATGCATGATTCATCGGCTTTAAGCAGACAAGAATATCGTCGTCTTACGGACTATGAATATTCGGCTAGTGCTTTTAACATTTATCTTGGTTTAGATTCACGGTTTGAACCTCAATCCTACGGTATTGGGAATTGGAATATCTGGTACTATCCCAATAGCGATCTCAACCAAGCTTATCAACAGCAGTTGGAAGGTAATTTAGAACATCCTTGGATATTTTTATCCTGTCCCACCTTAAAATCTACTGAGCCTGGTATGGCACCAACAGGTCATCATGTTTTAGAAATTACCACAGTATGTCCTTACGAGCCTTTTAGAAAACTCCATCTATCGGATACTAAAGCCTACAAAATACAAAAACGTGCTGTATATCAGCGGATAATGGCTAGCGTTCACGATTTAATTCCTGATATCAATAAATATATTCGGATGAAAATCTTTGGTACGCCCACCACTAGCGAATATTATCTCGGACAGCCGGAAGGAAATATGTATGGTGCGAAACTAATTCCTCGACAAATTGGCTTGAATCGTTTGGGTTATAAAACCGAATTATCCAATCTATTTCTAGTCGGTGCAACTGCTGGCTATCCTAGCGTTCCGGGAGTAATTAGTAACGGTATGGACGTGGTGGAAATGTTAACAGGGGAATCAATTCGGCAGCAGAAGCCTGAGTTAGTAATGAGCCGTTAA
- the lon gene encoding endopeptidase La, whose amino-acid sequence MLYPAPLFFNRPNKLETSILLPLRNVVLLPGITLPVVAGKPRSVAAVESAMLTETKRLVVTAIRPEARRRIEELETSRQTSEIDETPQSTQSKFVEVESLEEIYPVATLAVIHKMSRLPIGPIQLIIEGIERVEIVELVETSPTYKVNYKRLPAVNQQDAISKGTDEQTLEALTQAIKSLWTEAATINPRFPEELLGVLIKSTEPAQLAYQTSVLLEQDVITSQELLEEENLEKLLRPILTDLQKAIEVQKLQGQILGETKKEIDQQQKEFFLRQQLKKIQEELGDTDSDTQEIAELRSRLAAADLPKIVEKQVKRELDRLERVTSASAEGGVIRTYLDWLLEMPWRQQVEDNLDLDNARIILDEDHYGLEKIKERIIEHLATFKLKKLTQQQLVSPSANKTPQSYTVGTVICFAGPPGVGKTSLGQSIARTLGRPFERISLGGLRDEAELRGHRRTYIGAMPGRIVQALHRAEVRNPVIMLDELDKVGMDYRGDPASVLLEILDPQQNHSFRDLYLDLNFDLSQVLFIGTANDLSHIPAPLLDRLEIIELSGYSPEEKLKIADQYLLPRQITKAGLPEDAVKLPSSTLKLIVEYYTHEAGVRKLEQQLGNLCRKVAVCHAQGKTHSQLIHPEQLEEFLGARQFLQSKIRSASKLGVATGLAWTLQGGEILFIEAVLLPQGKDLILTGQLGEVMQESAEIARSYVWSRSRSLGIDLNVFKANGLHIHVPSGAIPKDGPSAGITMVTAIASLLMDNPVRNDTAMTGEINLSGEVLPIGGVREKVLAAHRAGIKRVLLPRHNEKDLVDVPVDVRQQIEFVFCDRIEQVLTKVLVNPQGVESNGKNGNDGGTQVMEARYDGN is encoded by the coding sequence ATGCTCTATCCTGCTCCTCTATTTTTTAACCGACCAAACAAACTAGAAACTAGTATTTTGCTGCCTTTGCGTAATGTAGTTCTGTTACCTGGAATTACTTTACCAGTAGTAGCCGGCAAACCGCGTTCTGTTGCTGCGGTGGAATCTGCTATGCTTACGGAAACTAAACGACTGGTTGTAACTGCGATTCGTCCTGAAGCTCGACGAAGAATAGAAGAATTAGAAACTAGTCGCCAAACATCAGAGATTGATGAGACTCCTCAATCTACTCAATCTAAATTCGTAGAAGTTGAAAGCCTTGAAGAAATTTATCCTGTAGCAACTCTAGCAGTTATTCATAAGATGAGTCGTTTGCCTATAGGTCCAATTCAACTCATTATTGAAGGTATAGAACGAGTTGAGATCGTTGAATTAGTTGAGACTAGCCCTACATATAAAGTCAACTACAAACGATTGCCAGCAGTCAATCAACAAGATGCGATCTCTAAAGGTACAGATGAACAAACTTTAGAGGCTTTAACCCAAGCAATCAAGTCTCTCTGGACGGAAGCAGCAACTATAAATCCACGATTTCCTGAAGAACTTTTAGGAGTTTTAATCAAAAGTACCGAACCAGCTCAGTTAGCTTATCAAACCTCTGTATTGCTAGAACAAGACGTTATTACTAGCCAAGAATTGTTAGAGGAGGAAAATCTCGAAAAATTGCTGCGTCCAATCCTCACAGATTTACAAAAAGCAATTGAAGTTCAAAAGCTACAAGGACAAATTTTAGGCGAAACTAAAAAAGAGATCGACCAGCAGCAGAAAGAATTCTTTTTACGCCAGCAACTCAAAAAAATTCAGGAAGAATTAGGGGATACAGATTCAGATACCCAAGAAATTGCCGAGTTGCGATCGCGTCTGGCAGCAGCAGATTTACCAAAAATAGTCGAAAAGCAAGTTAAACGGGAATTAGACCGCTTAGAAAGAGTTACTAGTGCTTCTGCTGAAGGAGGAGTAATTCGTACCTATCTAGACTGGTTATTAGAAATGCCTTGGCGGCAGCAAGTAGAAGATAATCTCGATTTAGATAATGCTCGAATTATTTTAGATGAAGATCATTATGGCTTGGAGAAAATCAAAGAACGAATTATCGAACATTTAGCTACTTTTAAACTGAAAAAACTAACTCAACAGCAGTTAGTGTCACCATCAGCTAATAAAACTCCCCAGTCATACACCGTAGGTACGGTAATTTGTTTTGCCGGACCTCCAGGTGTGGGTAAAACTAGTTTAGGTCAGTCGATCGCCCGGACATTAGGCAGACCATTCGAGCGTATTAGTTTAGGTGGATTGAGGGATGAAGCTGAACTACGGGGTCATCGTCGTACCTATATTGGGGCGATGCCTGGTCGTATTGTCCAAGCCCTTCATCGAGCCGAAGTTAGAAATCCCGTGATTATGTTGGATGAATTAGATAAAGTCGGGATGGATTATCGTGGCGATCCGGCTTCGGTATTATTAGAAATTCTCGACCCTCAGCAAAATCATAGTTTCCGAGATCTCTACTTAGATTTAAATTTTGATCTTTCTCAAGTGCTGTTTATTGGCACGGCTAACGATCTGTCTCATATTCCCGCACCTCTACTAGATCGTCTAGAAATTATTGAATTGTCTGGTTATTCTCCAGAGGAAAAACTGAAAATTGCGGACCAATATCTTCTACCTCGACAAATTACTAAAGCAGGACTACCAGAGGATGCGGTGAAGCTTCCCTCATCGACATTGAAATTGATTGTCGAATACTATACTCACGAAGCAGGAGTAAGAAAACTAGAACAGCAACTAGGTAATCTGTGTCGTAAAGTTGCCGTCTGCCATGCTCAAGGCAAAACTCATTCCCAGCTAATTCATCCCGAACAATTAGAAGAATTTCTAGGTGCCAGACAATTTCTTCAATCAAAAATACGTTCAGCAAGTAAATTGGGTGTCGCTACTGGTCTAGCCTGGACATTACAGGGAGGGGAAATTTTATTTATCGAAGCCGTACTCTTACCCCAAGGAAAAGACTTAATCTTAACCGGTCAATTGGGAGAAGTTATGCAGGAATCGGCTGAAATTGCCCGTTCCTATGTATGGTCACGATCGCGATCATTGGGTATTGATCTAAATGTCTTTAAAGCCAATGGCTTGCACATTCACGTTCCTTCAGGCGCGATTCCCAAAGATGGTCCTTCAGCTGGCATAACTATGGTAACAGCGATCGCCTCTTTATTAATGGATAATCCGGTTCGCAACGATACCGCTATGACAGGAGAAATTAATCTTAGTGGCGAAGTCTTACCCATTGGTGGCGTACGGGAAAAAGTTTTAGCTGCTCATCGCGCAGGGATTAAGCGAGTTTTGCTACCTCGACACAACGAAAAAGATTTAGTTGATGTTCCAGTAGATGTACGTCAGCAAATAGAATTTGTTTTTTGCGATCGCATAGAACAAGTGTTAACTAAGGTCCTAGTAAATCCACAGGGGGTTGAGTCTAATGGCAAAAATGGCAATGATGGGGGAACCCAAGTTATGGAAGCTAGATATGATGGAAATTGA
- a CDS encoding pentapeptide repeat-containing protein — MAKMAMMGEPKLWKLDMMEIEQLIAEYKSGRRNFPRLNLLKADLHKAHLADINLSQAYLYRAILKKAHLQRAFLNHAILNHANLHQAQLFRASLIAADLENADLTRAILNHANLNGTNLRGANLNHAHLVWANLRHANLTDANLNHADLSGAKFCQTIMPDGTVRNDHCH, encoded by the coding sequence ATGGCAAAAATGGCAATGATGGGGGAACCCAAGTTATGGAAGCTAGATATGATGGAAATTGAGCAACTAATAGCAGAATATAAATCAGGTAGAAGAAATTTTCCTCGATTAAACTTACTTAAGGCCGATCTACACAAAGCTCACTTGGCAGATATTAATCTCAGCCAGGCTTATCTCTATCGAGCTATTTTGAAGAAAGCTCACCTGCAAAGGGCTTTTTTGAATCATGCCATCCTTAATCATGCCAATTTACACCAAGCGCAGCTATTTCGAGCCAGTTTGATCGCTGCCGATTTAGAAAATGCTGACTTAACCAGAGCAATTCTCAATCATGCCAATTTAAATGGAACTAATTTGCGGGGTGCCAATCTCAACCATGCTCATTTGGTATGGGCAAATTTACGCCATGCGAACCTAACCGATGCCAATCTCAACCATGCTGATTTAAGCGGTGCCAAATTCTGTCAGACAATTATGCCGGACGGCACAGTGAGAAACGATCATTGCCATTAA
- a CDS encoding glycosyltransferase family 4 protein, translating into MGNPTKVLIIVENLPSPFDRRVWMEATTLIAAGYEVSIICPKGKGYEKRYEVIDDIHIFRHPMPPDISSVVGYLTEYAVAIFWEFYLAHRVWWKRGFDIIHICNPPDLLFITAGWFKLIKGVKVIFDHHDINPEMYEAKYDRRDIFYYGLRLVERLTFALADTVISTNESYRNIALTRGRKKPEDVYVVRSGPDLSRFKPVQIDQSYKRKKEYLVAYLGVMGEPEGIDYLLESIRYIIYDQNRQDIHFMLIGSGPMFEELQSLAEQLEIKEFVEFTGRISDEELLARLSSCDVCVNPDKKMPYNDKSTMNKIMEYMAMGKPIVQFDLVEGRHSAEGASVYAKGNDSIDFASKILELLADPEQREKMGAIGIQRMKEKLEWRYQIPILLKAYGNEDQSKIASKNSNDQIKIII; encoded by the coding sequence ATGGGTAATCCAACTAAAGTCCTTATCATAGTAGAAAATCTTCCTTCTCCTTTTGATCGCCGTGTCTGGATGGAAGCAACAACTTTGATAGCAGCGGGATACGAAGTTTCAATTATTTGCCCCAAAGGAAAAGGTTATGAAAAAAGGTATGAAGTAATTGATGATATTCATATATTTCGTCATCCCATGCCGCCAGATATTAGTTCGGTAGTTGGATATCTAACAGAATACGCAGTAGCTATATTTTGGGAATTTTATCTAGCTCATCGCGTATGGTGGAAACGTGGTTTTGATATTATTCATATTTGTAATCCTCCCGATCTACTATTCATAACTGCAGGATGGTTCAAATTAATCAAAGGTGTCAAAGTTATTTTCGATCACCATGATATTAATCCTGAGATGTATGAGGCAAAATATGATCGCAGAGATATATTCTATTATGGGCTGCGTTTAGTCGAACGTTTAACTTTTGCCCTTGCCGACACAGTTATTTCTACCAACGAATCTTATCGGAATATAGCCCTAACCCGTGGTCGTAAAAAACCAGAGGATGTCTATGTAGTTCGCAGTGGACCAGACTTATCTCGTTTTAAACCCGTACAAATAGATCAATCTTATAAGCGTAAAAAGGAATATCTAGTAGCTTATTTAGGTGTTATGGGCGAACCAGAAGGCATAGACTATCTTCTCGAATCGATACGCTACATCATCTACGACCAAAATCGCCAAGACATTCACTTCATGTTGATTGGTAGTGGGCCGATGTTTGAGGAATTACAAAGTTTGGCTGAACAGCTTGAAATTAAAGAATTTGTAGAATTTACAGGACGTATTTCTGATGAAGAACTATTAGCGCGACTTTCAAGTTGCGATGTTTGTGTCAATCCTGACAAAAAAATGCCCTATAACGACAAATCTACTATGAACAAGATTATGGAGTATATGGCGATGGGAAAACCCATCGTTCAATTTGACCTTGTAGAAGGAAGACATTCAGCAGAGGGGGCTTCAGTCTATGCCAAAGGTAATGATTCTATTGATTTTGCGAGCAAAATTTTAGAACTTTTAGCAGACCCCGAACAAAGAGAAAAGATGGGAGCCATCGGAATTCAGCGAATGAAAGAGAAATTAGAGTGGCGTTATCAAATTCCTATTCTCTTGAAGGCCTATGGAAATGAAGACCAGTCCAAAATAGCTAGTAAAAATTCTAACGATCAGATCAAGATCATTATTTAA
- a CDS encoding right-handed parallel beta-helix repeat-containing protein gives MKLNKKLKWLILLLLAVISFCLAYQNNQVKYTVYDGLDRDKALYIQGMKNVVIKNSTFKNIKGSDGIVIENSHNVHLENVTIEGIYQAHADYNLDGIDIDNSTNITIKNSTISGIYSPNFTAGIKIEGANTANITIDNNHIYDVYGNGIVSDGCSSCATTETTHDMPVPGLKITDNLIHDTGKTPTPVEAAPMHGMYVKAQDAYIANNTVYNVFDGQGISIRSTAVVVKNKVWDTRMAAVGFSQMKPPGSSMKSVFEDNELYFTDNKPPGPEWIPLLFINWNKKYPLRYETITVRNNKLAMCTEQLDSLPIVKLYPLDNLTIVNNDLIDQRKNQRFFSYIETSSIEYQDMNSLNNSSCPNLGSVDSNL, from the coding sequence GTGAAACTAAACAAAAAACTGAAGTGGCTAATTCTATTACTATTAGCAGTAATATCTTTCTGTTTGGCATATCAAAATAACCAAGTTAAATACACTGTTTATGATGGTTTAGATCGAGACAAAGCACTATATATTCAGGGAATGAAAAATGTTGTAATTAAAAACAGTACTTTCAAAAATATTAAAGGTAGTGATGGCATCGTTATTGAAAATTCTCATAACGTTCATCTTGAGAATGTGACAATTGAGGGAATTTACCAGGCTCATGCTGACTATAATCTAGATGGTATTGATATTGATAATAGTACGAATATTACAATTAAAAATTCTACTATTTCTGGAATTTATAGCCCTAACTTTACAGCAGGAATTAAAATAGAGGGAGCAAATACAGCTAACATTACCATTGATAACAATCATATTTATGATGTGTATGGAAATGGTATTGTCTCGGATGGTTGTTCTAGCTGTGCTACAACTGAAACTACTCATGATATGCCAGTTCCAGGCTTGAAAATAACCGATAATCTGATTCATGATACGGGAAAAACACCAACCCCAGTAGAAGCCGCCCCAATGCATGGAATGTATGTCAAAGCACAAGATGCTTATATTGCCAATAACACTGTATATAATGTTTTTGATGGTCAAGGCATCAGCATCAGAAGTACAGCAGTAGTTGTCAAAAATAAGGTTTGGGATACAAGAATGGCTGCTGTTGGATTTTCGCAAATGAAACCACCCGGTTCTTCAATGAAATCAGTTTTTGAAGATAACGAGTTGTATTTTACAGATAATAAACCTCCGGGACCTGAGTGGATACCGTTATTATTTATTAACTGGAATAAAAAATATCCTTTACGCTATGAAACTATAACTGTTCGCAACAATAAATTAGCTATGTGTACCGAACAATTAGATAGTCTTCCCATAGTCAAATTATATCCACTAGATAATTTAACTATTGTGAATAATGATTTAATTGACCAGCGAAAAAATCAAAGATTTTTTAGTTATATTGAAACTTCTTCTATTGAATATCAAGATATGAATTCTTTGAACAATTCTAGTTGCCCTAATCTTGGCTCAGTAGATTCAAATCTATAA